A section of the Tenrec ecaudatus isolate mTenEca1 chromosome 10, mTenEca1.hap1, whole genome shotgun sequence genome encodes:
- the LOC142458328 gene encoding uncharacterized protein LOC142458328 isoform X2, whose amino-acid sequence MVNSCCGSVCSDQGCGQGEETCCCRPSCCQTSCCRPSCCVSSCCRPSCCVSSCCRPQCCQSVCCRPSCCRPTCCRPTCCISSCCRPSCCVSSCCRPQCCQSVCCQPTCCRPSCCISSCCRPTCCISSCCRPTCCVSSCGRPSCCGGSCC is encoded by the exons ATGGTCAACTCCTGTTGTGGCTCCGTCTGCTCTGACCAGGGCTGTGGTCAAGGCGAGGAGACCTGCTGCTGTAGGCCCAGCTGCTGTCAGACCAGTTGCTGCAGGCCCAGCTGCTGTGTGTCTAGCTGCTGCAGGCCCAGCTGCTGTGTGTCCAGCTGCTGCAGGCCTCAGTGCTGCCAGTCTGT CTGCTGCCGCCCCAGCTGCTGCAGACCCACCTGCTGCAGACCTACCTGCTGCATCTCTAGCTGTTGCCGCCCCAGCTGCTGTGTGTCCAGCTGCTGCAGGCCCCAGTGCTGCCAGTCTGTGTGCTGCCAGCCCACCTGCTGCAGACCTAGCTGCTGCATCTCCAGCTGTTGTCGCCCTACCTGCTGCATCTCTAGCTGCTGCCGCCCTACCTGCTGTGTGTCCAGCTGCGGCCGCCCCAGCTGCTGTGGTGGTTCTTGTTGCTGA
- the LOC142458328 gene encoding uncharacterized protein LOC142458328 isoform X1 — MVNSCCGSVCSDQGCGQGEETCCCRPSCCQTSCCRPSCCVSSCCRPSCCVSSCCRPQCCQSVCCQPTCCRPSCCRPTCCRPTCCISSCCRPSCCVSSCCRPQCCQSVCCQPTCCRPSCCISSCCRPTCCISSCCRPTCCVSSCGRPSCCGGSCC, encoded by the exons ATGGTCAACTCCTGTTGTGGCTCCGTCTGCTCTGACCAGGGCTGTGGTCAAGGCGAGGAGACCTGCTGCTGTAGGCCCAGCTGCTGTCAGACCAGTTGCTGCAGGCCCAGCTGCTGTGTGTCTAGCTGCTGCAGGCCCAGCTGCTGTGTGTCCAGCTGCTGCAGGCCTCAGTGCTGCCAGTCTGTGTGCTGCCAGCCCAC CTGCTGCCGCCCCAGCTGCTGCAGACCCACCTGCTGCAGACCTACCTGCTGCATCTCTAGCTGTTGCCGCCCCAGCTGCTGTGTGTCCAGCTGCTGCAGGCCCCAGTGCTGCCAGTCTGTGTGCTGCCAGCCCACCTGCTGCAGACCTAGCTGCTGCATCTCCAGCTGTTGTCGCCCTACCTGCTGCATCTCTAGCTGCTGCCGCCCTACCTGCTGTGTGTCCAGCTGCGGCCGCCCCAGCTGCTGTGGTGGTTCTTGTTGCTGA